The following proteins are encoded in a genomic region of Leptolyngbya boryana PCC 6306:
- a CDS encoding VOC family protein, translating to MLNNSKITPCLWFDDQAEAAAQFYTSIFRNSKIVHISRYGEAGQEIHGKPAGTVMTVSFELEGQSFTALNGGPTFKFNEAISFQVFCDTQEEVDDYWEKLSADGDETAQQCGWLKDQYGVSWQIIPHILIELLNHPDTATAQNVTTAMLQMKKIEIDELKRVAAR from the coding sequence ATGCTAAACAATTCTAAAATCACGCCCTGTCTCTGGTTTGATGATCAAGCCGAAGCCGCCGCGCAATTTTATACGTCGATTTTTCGCAATTCCAAGATTGTCCACATCAGTCGCTATGGAGAAGCTGGACAGGAAATTCACGGAAAACCAGCCGGAACTGTCATGACCGTAAGCTTTGAACTAGAAGGTCAGTCGTTCACAGCCCTAAACGGAGGTCCAACCTTTAAATTCAACGAGGCGATTTCCTTCCAAGTCTTCTGTGATACCCAGGAGGAAGTGGACGATTACTGGGAGAAACTGTCTGCGGATGGGGATGAAACTGCACAGCAATGCGGCTGGCTCAAAGATCAATACGGAGTCTCATGGCAAATTATTCCTCATATTCTCATTGAGTTGCTCAATCACCCCGATACGGCAACTGCTCAAAACGTTACAACTGCCATGCTGCAAATGAAGAAGATTGAGATTGATGAACTCAAGCGGGTTGCTGCTCGTTAG
- a CDS encoding YciI family protein has translation MLAGEGLHPSSKGVRVHFSGSDRTVIQRPFTPSQELVVGYWLWQVNSIEEAISWVKRYPNPMPGESEIEIRPIFEAEDFGEAMTPELREQEDRIRTQVETRQQQ, from the coding sequence TTGCTTGCAGGTGAGGGGCTTCATCCTAGCTCAAAAGGGGTGCGAGTTCACTTTTCAGGAAGCGATCGCACTGTCATCCAAAGACCCTTCACCCCATCGCAGGAGCTCGTTGTAGGGTACTGGCTGTGGCAGGTGAACTCGATCGAAGAAGCCATTTCCTGGGTCAAACGCTACCCCAACCCAATGCCCGGAGAATCTGAGATTGAGATTCGCCCCATCTTTGAGGCAGAGGATTTTGGTGAAGCGATGACCCCCGAATTAAGGGAGCAAGAAGATCGCATTCGCACCCAGGTTGAGACGCGACAGCAACAGTAG
- a CDS encoding DUF1579 domain-containing protein produces the protein METTQTHPESTQHSEPQKEHQWLQKLVGEWTYETEVTMGADQPTERATGTETVRSLGGLWILTEGQGEMPGCGSATTLMTIGYDPQQHRYVGTWIGSMMTYLWQYEGELDAGETTLTLYSDGPAMTGDEKLAKYKDAIELRSDDHRVMTSQMLGDDGQWHHFMTTNYYRKQ, from the coding sequence ATGGAAACAACGCAAACACACCCAGAATCAACACAGCATTCTGAACCCCAAAAAGAACATCAGTGGCTGCAAAAACTCGTTGGAGAATGGACGTATGAAACTGAAGTCACAATGGGAGCCGATCAACCGACGGAAAGAGCGACGGGAACCGAAACTGTGCGTTCTCTCGGTGGACTTTGGATACTCACTGAAGGGCAGGGCGAGATGCCGGGTTGTGGTTCTGCGACCACACTGATGACGATCGGCTATGACCCGCAGCAACACCGCTATGTGGGAACCTGGATTGGGTCAATGATGACCTATCTCTGGCAGTATGAGGGAGAACTAGATGCAGGTGAAACGACGCTCACGCTCTATTCCGATGGACCTGCCATGACAGGCGATGAGAAGCTAGCAAAATACAAAGACGCGATCGAGTTGAGAAGTGACGATCATCGTGTCATGACCTCCCAAATGTTAGGAGATGATGGGCAGTGGCATCACTTCATGACCACAAATTACTACCGGAAGCAATAA
- a CDS encoding VOC family protein, with protein sequence MQLNSYLMFNGNCDAAFKFYEHCFGGKIVTRMTHQEAPSAENVPSNWQDKIMHICLDLGERLLMGSDSPPGYFESPQGFYVQISLDDPAEADRIFQALAENGTIRMPFEQTFWAFRFGMLVDQFGTPWMINCEKAV encoded by the coding sequence ATGCAACTTAATTCTTACCTGATGTTCAATGGCAACTGTGATGCAGCATTCAAGTTCTACGAACACTGTTTTGGCGGCAAAATTGTCACGCGGATGACACACCAGGAAGCACCCTCCGCCGAAAACGTTCCTTCAAACTGGCAGGACAAAATCATGCACATTTGCCTCGATTTAGGAGAGCGCCTTTTGATGGGATCGGACAGTCCGCCAGGATATTTTGAATCTCCCCAAGGCTTCTACGTTCAGATCAGCCTCGACGACCCCGCCGAGGCAGACCGAATTTTTCAGGCTTTAGCTGAGAACGGAACCATCAGAATGCCGTTTGAGCAAACCTTCTGGGCATTTCGATTTGGCATGTTAGTCGATCAATTTGGCACACCATGGATGATCAACTGCGAGAAAGCTGTTTGA